Within the Ranitomeya imitator isolate aRanImi1 chromosome 8, aRanImi1.pri, whole genome shotgun sequence genome, the region CATGTCAGAGTTTCCTTTGGGGAACAATGTGCAGCATTACGTTCACTGTCTTATCTATATGTCAGTGGTTTCTGTTATTTTACTCTTTGTTTGTCTTTGTAACCGGTTAAAATGGCTTCTTTATCCGCGTGCTGGCGTGACATATCAGACATCATTTTTTTAACTATATCACAGTGTCCGTCATTTTCTATTATATTCTCCTGCCTAATAGAGCCTCTGATGCAGATGACAACGCACAAGGATCCTATGAAAAGCTCTGTCATTTATTTACATAGCCTGGAGCCACCTACTTCAAGTGGGGGAAGGAGATCAATTCTGTGCAGAAGGAATTGGTCCCCTTCCCCCTCTGGTAGCTGACAATATAGTCTCTTCTTTGTGCTTAACCGCAGCACAAAGGGAATCCATGGAGACAAAAAATGATGGTGTTTTTTTTAAGACAAGAAACTGCAATTTTTTATACTTTTGTCATATATGGATTTATGGAACAAGCTCTTGAATCGAGGTAATTATGGCTCATATGGAGGCTGAGAAGCATAAAGACACCCGGATGAGGCATCCTATTATGTGTAACGCACGGATTGGTTTCATTACCTGGGTGTCATAGCTGCAACGAAGAAGGAAAAGTTTTGTGTGGCAGTAATCCATGAGCTGGGTGAGTCAGTGATGCACTCGGAAGCTCAGGTCCTGACATACGTTTGCACAATTTTCGATCCACGTTTGACTTTTTTTGTCTAAAATAAAGGTTAAGTGCTAAagtaaagatcatttttttttacattgcgcAAAATCAGTCAGCTCCAACTTTTTGCAAAGGGAAGAGGGAGCGCGCAGAGAAATTGATCATAATTTACTCCACAAAAGTGGGGGAAGTTACGACAAAAATGTAATGCTTCATCTCTCCTGCGGGGGCGCTGCACGCCCTGTGTACAACGTATCTTCACTGCAATGGGCCCCATTTCTCCCCTGGTATTTCTGTAGCACCTGCAGCTACGCACGGGGGCACAAGTAAGGGACCAGCACATTTCTGACATAAGGTGTGACTCCCCAGATATGTGGTCACTCTCGTTCTAGCTCCTACGGCTCATTTCTAGCATATCACTTAAAAAAAACAAAGCCGAAAATAATAGTTTGTAGATTACAGGGTTTGCATGTTCTAAAATACTTTATTAGGGGGTCTATGCAGAGAGGGGGTCATCCCCAGATAATGTCTCTTTATCTGGAGGACTCTGCACGTCCGGGTAGTGTACGGTCCGCCCGTAGATTTTGTGTAATACTTCCTCCCTCCTGCGGGGGTGCTGCAGAAGAGATGAACACTTAGCGCTCAATTcattatttcacttttttttttctttttatttatcttGTGCTATTTGTTAAAGTTCTTCAAAACAGTTGacgtgtgaattttgtgtagaatcaaaaatgctttttttgtttaaactttttgtgcagttttttagtgtaaaaaaaatcatatcttCTACTAAAAAGTTGGAAAATTTGTGCCTGCAGAACACAATAGCGCACAAATTAAAAAGGCAGGAAAGAAATATCTGCTGCGCTCGcaggcaacatgtttcagacctGCATTATCCTTTGTCAAGCCCGACCATGCAGGTCCGAAACATGTTGCCTGCGAGCGCAGCGGATATTTCTTTTCTGCCTTTTTAATTTTTTACGTTGTTATGTTCAACCATTTTTTGTGACTTTTATATTATTGGATCAATAAAGCAATTATTTTAAGAAGATATTGAAGAACTTGTGCAAATAAGAAAAGGGACTTAAAACAAcgcaaatgatgaatccggcccggATTGCTTGGCGTCGTGAAAGCAATGTCGACCTGTTATTATCTGTGAGAACCTGGTGGATAAACTTGTCCTCAACCTTTGTTGCTGCGCACAACCCGACCCAACCAGTTATAGCCACCCCACTGGTTCCACCGAGGCACGAGGGAAGGCTACTGGACTGGAAACACAAGGCAGCGCCCTCTAGTGCTCAATTTACTGCACTCAggaagctggtataacctgggactcCATTGTATGTAATTCTAtatttacagctggtataacctgggaatccattGTATGTAATTCTAtatttacagctggtataacctcggAATCCATTGTATGTAATTCTAtatttacagctggtataacctgggcatctcctgtatataactatgtacaaaacagaccaaaagtttggacacaccttctcatttcaagatttttctgtattttcatgactatgaaaattgtacattcacactgaaggcatcaaaactatgaattaacacatgtggaattatatacttaacaaaaaagtgtgaaacaactgaaattatgtcttatattctaggttcttaaaagtagccaccttttgctttgatgactgctttgcacactcttggcattctcttgatgagcttcaagaggtagtcaccgggaatggtcttccaacaatcttgaaggagttcccagagatgcttagcgcttgttggcccttttgccttcactctgcagtccagctcaccccaaaccatctcgattaggttcaggtctggtgactgtgggggccaggtcatctggcgtagcacccccatcactctccttcttggtcaaatagcccttacacagcctggaggtgtgtttggggtcattgtcctgttgaaaaataaatgatggtccaactaaaagcaaaccggacggaatagcaaaccgctgcaaaatgctgtgatagccatgctggttcagtatgccttcaattttgaataaatccccaacagtgtcaccagcaaagcccccccacaccattacacctcctcctccatgcttcacggtgggaaccaggcatgtagagtccatccgttcaccttttctgcgtcgcacaaagacacggtggttgtaaccaaagatctcaaatttggactcgtcagaccaaagcacatatttccactggtgtaatgcccattccttgtgttctttagcccaaacaagtctcttctgcttgttgcctgtccttagcagtggtttcctagcagatattttaccatgaaggcctgctgcacaaaggctcctcttaacagttgttgtagagatgtgtctgctgctagaaccctgtgtggcattgacctggtctctaatctgagctgctgttaacctgcgatttctgaggctggtgactcggataaacttatcctcagaagcagaggtgactcttggtcttcctttcctggggcggtcctcagtttctttgtagcgcttgatggtttttgccactgcacttggggacactttcaaagttgtcccaatttttcggactgactgaccttaatttcttaaagtaatgatggccactcatttttctttacttagaatttataTTAGGgcgagaaaaaagcagctaacagtctattcagtaggactatcagctgtgtatccaccagacttctgcacaacacaactgatggtcccaaccccatttataaggcaagaaatccaacttattaaacctgacagggcacacctgtgaggtgaaaaccattcccggtgactacctcttgaagctcatcaagagaatgccaagagtgtgcaaggcagtcatcaaagaaaaaggtggctactttaaagaccctagaatataagacataatttcagttgtttcacacttttttgttaagtatataattccacatgtgttaattcatagttttgatgccttcagtgtgaatgtacaattttcatagtcatgaaaatacagaaaaatctttaaatgagaagctgtgtccaaacttttggtctgtactgtatgtacagctggtataacctgggaatctcctgtatataattacagtggatacggaaagttttcaaacccctttaaatttttcacgctgtttcattgcagccatttggtaagttaaaaaaagttcattttttccctcattaatttacactctgcaccccatcttgactgaaacccccccagaaatgttgccatttttgcaaatttaatgaaaaagaaaaactgaactatcacttGGTCATCATTTGTCCAGTGCAGTGTGTGCAGCGATCGAGGGCCTAGTGTAGGCCTTCTGGCTAATAGGGCAGGAAATAAATGTTATCCTTGATGTCTTTAGCTGAAAGATGAAAATTCTAGATGTAATATTTTCTAGCAAGTTGTGTCTGCAGGATGGGGGGCTTGAAGTTCAATAGAGCCGAACAAATCCATTTACAGGACCGCGGTCCAGCGCACaccaaaaagggacccctgcaaacTATCTCCTAGATGACGGGATCCTCGATGCCACTGCGGCTTAATAGGAAGCATCGTTGCAGTGTGACATGGCGCTGGGCGGACTCATCTGACGAGGTGCAGGGAGGAAGAGGCCTTCAGATGGTCGGGTGGGCACAGAACACAGCTGGTGTTCACTGCTGCATCTGACACCCAGGACGCCTCTAGGCACCGCTACGCCACAGTATAGGGCCAGAGGTGGTCCGCAGAAAGTGAGGACCGACTGTCAAGGAGGAATGGACTGGATGACGGACAAGGGCAGCGAGAATCTAATTCTCATTAACATTTTATGAAAATATAAAAGTTCTGGCTTAGTTTTCATACAAGATATTCATTTATTTTCACATCCTAAAACACAAAGGGAGGCGCTGATGGATTTTCCTTATGATATGGAATATAAACCCTGATATGTGAAGGCTTGTCAAAGTAAATTCGGCTCAAATCAGCAGCGGCCTCGTGTAGAGGAAGTGACAGGTCACGTAATAAAATACATCATGCACCTTGTGTCGTCCCCATCATCTCCCCCCTCCGGTCACTTTTCTTTCCCTCCATAGTTCTCCTCATCGTCTCCACCCTCCAGTCACTTTTCCTTCCCTCCATAGTCCTCCTCATCGTCTCCACCCTCCAGTCACTTTTCCTTGCCTCCAtagtcctcctcttcctctccaCCCTCTGGTCACTTTTTCTTCTTCTCCTGAGTACTGGTGAACCACGAGTCCAGGAGCTTCTTGCTGTAGTAAATCTGCCAGGCGTGAACCTGCACGGCCACAACCATAACCAAGTACATGACGGAGACGGCAGAGAAGCCGAAGATGAAGCGGTAAGCTTTGCCGTGGCGGTACAACTGCTGGGCCATGGGGAACATTTCCATGCTGCCGTAGATCAAGGGGGCGATAGAGAAGAGGCCGGTGCTGATCATGGAGATCACCAGGTAACTGATGTTGTTCCGAGGGAAGGCGAACAACCCGAAGAGAGAGGGCACGATGCTCAGGAGGTACGGGTACTCCCACTGGTACGGCATGGCTACCAGATCGTGGGACACTAGTTTCAGCTGGGCCACAGTTGTCTGAGCTGCGAGCAGCACCCAGATGAAGATGTGAGCGTAGATCAGTTTCTTGATTTCATTCTTTAGAGACACGCTGAAATAAGAGGAAGAAAACATTAGGGTGTAAAGGAAACGTTTAATGAGAAAAATCAACAAATAAATTCATTTGAAAGTtgattgcaaaaaataaaaaaaagtggcacaGGGATAATAAAAGGCTGGAAAAGAAAGTGGTAAAAATGAAAAACAGCCGGAGGGTCAATGTTCAACTATACGACATGAATGTGTATAAAAAGCATCATGGAGAGGCAGAGTCtcccagaagcaaagatggtcagatgtCACCGATTTGTAAACAACGCAACTAAAAATtgtgaaaaattagaaaaatgttcctCAACGTGAAATTGCAAAGACGTTGAATATCCACCATCTACAGCACAATGTCATCATTGCACTCTTGTTTCCTTTACAATTTGCAGAGAGATCCAACCATTACACAGGTCAGGGATCCTCTACTTTTGGAGCTTCCTTGCAGCTTGGCGCTTACTCTCTTAATTGAGGCATTGTGAACGCAACAATGAGTCTGTTTGTCCCCGGAGGGAGAACGTCACCTTAATATGGTGGTGCTAAAAATGTCCGAAAGCTGCCCCCTAGGCTGCTGCATGCAAAATACAATATCACTGCAGCGCCACCAAGTGGTATGAAGTAGAATTACACAGCCTAAACATTAAAGGGGCTGACCTATCAATACACAGGAtagtgggggtctgacacccagcacccccaccaATCTGCTGCAATCTGCTCTCGCGGATATAAGTGATGCATGGGACAGATCACGGTAGTACCAGACGTTGCTTAGTGGCCACTGCTGAGTATTTTATCTACTATTGGTCATCAATGCAAGATCAATGGGGTCTCAGATGCAGTGCCAACACTAATTTCATATTGATGACATCTCCATCAAACAGGTACAGTAGTTACTGtgccctggacaacccctttaacaacccAAGATATGACAGGCGATGGCTGGAGGAGAAATGACGATAAATCTACTGGCAGTAACAGATACCTCATCTGATAATGATTGGCCACTCTTTCTCGATGTAGATAATCATTTCCATCCGTCCCGGCCGCCCGAGGACCTGCACGGGAAGCCATTGCCGATGTTCACACCTGCTGGAGGTAAACACATGATTATAGCAGACACGGACGAGCGAGAGTAACAGAAGCCCCCGGTGACTGACAGCACACAACCCTGGTGAATTATTAGCCAACTTCTGCAGCTAAACACACTGTAGGTGGGTTCCTACCCCTTTCATTGACTTGGAATATGGCCCCTGCGTggtcataaaataaaaaggaaaaatacTCCAATCCGCCACCAACGTTCTGCTTCTTTATCGGCGCAGGACCGCTTCAGCCAATAAAGGGTAGACTTGGCCTCAGGCTTCATGGTAATGTTGGTGACCGCGGTCGTGCCATCACGGGACAGGGACAGATCGGTTACATGCGACTGTCTGTGCAAACTTTGATGCCAGTCACTCGCGCCCGACTATTTGTTTTTACTTCACTTTACAAATGTTGGATCCGTTTTGCTGTGGAGCTTTAGACAGAAAGCAAAAAAGTCACAGCCCCGTGGGAGCCGCGCACAGCGAACACCGACATTTACCCCAATATCGTGTGTGGGTCGGTCACAGGGAGCGATGCAAACACACTCACCATTAACGATGCCGTGCAGCCCCCCTTACAGAGGATGGGCAATGAGGACCCCTTTAGAGCTTGGTATCCCCCATCCCAGCGATCCTACAGACATCTCCCTCCCCAGCAGCTATGAAACATCACAGATTCCCCTGCAGTCCCATGCAAAATCACACAGGAAGCCCCTTGagtggctctgctacatctgtgcagaCACTGGATCCTAAGATAAACGCACACAGCACGACAACCCGCACAATACGTACTACAACGTCCAGCATGCACAGATTATTATTACAGTGGGAGTATGACGCCCATCCTGCACCCTCCTGCTTCCCATTATCCCGCTTTTCTGCACCAGACGCCTCTTCATGCCGCCTGACTCACCTACCACCTTCCTCCCGATATAATGGCTCAGTCAGCGCTGCACAATTACTACTTCCGGTACCAGCACGGCGCCATGTTGCTGCTCCCGGAAGGTCTTTGGGCGCCATCTTGGTTCTCCCGGAAGTAGCTTACTTTTGTTGCTCATAGGAAGGGACAAAGTGTTCTAGTAGCTGTTATGGAGTGAGGGCAAGTAGCATAGGCAACGTTCAGACCTTTTCAGTCTTACAGTAGCTTTTCTGTGGCTGTATGAAACCAGATAGTAATAGCTTACTGATTACCTCTGATAATAACTGCTAGAGTACCTCCATAAAAAGTGATGACTTGCATTtatcttaaa harbors:
- the JAGN1 gene encoding protein jagunal homolog 1; this translates as MASRAGPRAAGTDGNDYLHRERVANHYQMSVSLKNEIKKLIYAHIFIWVLLAAQTTVAQLKLVSHDLVAMPYQWEYPYLLSIVPSLFGLFAFPRNNISYLVISMISTGLFSIAPLIYGSMEMFPMAQQLYRHGKAYRFIFGFSAVSVMYLVMVVAVQVHAWQIYYSKKLLDSWFTSTQEKKKK